Below is a genomic region from Anas platyrhynchos isolate ZD024472 breed Pekin duck chromosome 4, IASCAAS_PekinDuck_T2T, whole genome shotgun sequence.
GCACctcccccctcagccccacCACCCGCCTCTGCCGGCTCGCTCAGTGACGTCACGCCGCGGCGCGCGCCTCACGCATCactcacccccccccctccattcCCTCCCCGCGTCCCCCCTCCCTCAGCCCATTGCGAGGTTACCCGAGGTGACGCGCAtgcgcggcgcggcggcgggcgcggggcgCTGTGGGTAATGTAGTCCCGGGGGCCGGCCGGCGGCGCCCAGCGCTGTgtctccgccgccgccgccgccgcttcgccgctcgccgcccgccgccgggcggggccgtgccggggcggggcggggccgcgggggTGCGGCAGCCCCGGGCTCggcgcggcgggggggggcggcggggccgccgggtGAAGGGCAGCGCCGGCGATGGGCGCTATGGGGTGagtggggggggcactggggggggtaatggggggggtactgggggaactgggggggaactgggggctgggggggtcaggggaggctgtgctgggggtactggggcagcccccggggcactggggggggagatgcggtgctggggggcactgggggggcaggagagggggtactgggggtactgggggcagcccccgggggtactgggggggaaatggggcgctggggggcacggggaagCTTTAttggggatgctggggggggaatggggtgctggggggtcatgggaggctctgctgggggcaccgggggggagatgtggagctggggggctggggatgctctcctgggggggatatggggtgctgggggctgagaGGCTCCGCTGCGAGGCAGTGGGGGGGGTAAAGGGGGGAGAtgcggtgctggggggctgggggctgtgctggggagcactgtgggggcaggaggtgcagcaCCCATAGGGGGGTAGGGAGGGGGTCcacggggtgctgggggggctcccgggggcACCCACAGAGGGCACGGGCTGGGAGCGGGATGTGGGGTCGGTGGGGGGAGGCTGTGTGTGGGTTGGGGGTCTGCAGGGCAGCGGGGTGGGGGCTCCCCCATGGGTGCCCGTCAGCACCAAGGTGGAGAGGTCACGGGAGGTGCCGGGAGGCTGAACCGGGGCGCTCGGTGccgctggggggggacacgcagCCTGGGGGGGACGGGGCTCCGGGGGGCACAGGGCACGGGGCTGAGCGGGGTGGGGGTGCCGGGAGGGAGGCTTGGTAGGGGGAGCAGCGGGGAGCAGAGCGGCGGCGAGGAGTGTAGCAGGcccctggtgctgctgttgTCATCCGTGTGTCTGTTGTGTGTTATTTCCAGCTGATTGGGGAAGATggaaagagggagaggaggaggaggaggaggcggaggaggaggaggaaggaaccTGGGGGGCTCCGGCTTGCACAGGAGCGTGTACTCCCAGTCCCAGCAGCAGTACCATTACCCGGCCCCCTCGCAGGGGGGCTGCATGGAGATCCAGGAGCTGGCCTCCAAGAGGGTGGACATCCAGAAGAAGCGGTTTTACCTGGACGTGAAGCAGAGCTCCCGGGGCCGCTTCCTGAAGATCGCGGAGGTGTGGATAGGGCGAGGCCGGCAGGACAACATCAGGAAAAGCAAGCTGACCCTCTCCCTGTCGGTGGCCGCCGAGCTGAAGGACTGCCTGGGGGACTTCATCGAGCACTACGCCCACCTGGGCCTGAAGGGCGGCCACAGGCACGAGCACAGCAATGGCAAGGAGCAGCACTCGAGGCGGCGCCAGCAGCACCCGCCGCCCTCGCCCCCGGGGTCGGTGGGCTCGGAAGAGCCCCCGCACAGCGTCCTCAAAACGGAGTACATCGAGAGGGACAACAGGAAGTATTACCTCGACCTGAAGGAGAACCAGCGGGGGCGCTTCTTGCGGATTAGGCAAACCATGAGCAGGGGACCGGGCATGATCGGTTATTTCGGCCACGGCCTGGGACAGGAGCAGACTATTGTCCTCCCGGCGCAAGGGATGATTGAGTTCAGGGATGCTTTGGTCCAGCTGATTGAAGAGTACGGCGAGGGGGACATCGACGAGCGCAGGGGCGGGGGCGACGACCCCCCCGAGCTCCCCGAGGGCACCTCGTTCCGGGTGGACAACAAACGGTTCTACTTTGATGTGGGATCCAACAGGTACGGCATCTTTCTGAAGGTAAGTGAGGTGAGGCCGCCCTACCGTAACACCATCACGGTCCCGTACAAAGCATGGACAAGGTTTGGGGAAAATTTTATCAAGTACGAAGAGGAGATGAGGAGAATTTACAACAGCCATAAAGAAAAGAGGATGGATGTCAGAGGGGACAGTGGTGAAGAGCAAGAGGGTCTCGAATAGAGTGCATTGGACTGGCCGTCtggcaaaataaacaaaacaaaaagcagaaattggCGAGAGGGACGGATCTGTAGTCATTTGAAGTTGCCCCGTT
It encodes:
- the PURG gene encoding purine-rich element-binding protein gamma isoform X3 — translated: MERGRGGGGGGGGGGGRNLGGSGLHRSVYSQSQQQYHYPAPSQGGCMEIQELASKRVDIQKKRFYLDVKQSSRGRFLKIAEVWIGRGRQDNIRKSKLTLSLSVAAELKDCLGDFIEHYAHLGLKGGHRHEHSNGKEQHSRRRQQHPPPSPPGSVGSEEPPHSVLKTEYIERDNRKYYLDLKENQRGRFLRIRQTMSRGPGMIGYFGHGLGQEQTIVLPAQGMIEFRDALVQLIEEYGEGDIDERRGGGDDPPELPEGTSFRVDNKRFYFDVGSNRYGIFLKIFEHSQDICSTDRNRYLQQN
- the PURG gene encoding purine-rich element-binding protein gamma isoform X1, which produces MERGRGGGGGGGGGGGRNLGGSGLHRSVYSQSQQQYHYPAPSQGGCMEIQELASKRVDIQKKRFYLDVKQSSRGRFLKIAEVWIGRGRQDNIRKSKLTLSLSVAAELKDCLGDFIEHYAHLGLKGGHRHEHSNGKEQHSRRRQQHPPPSPPGSVGSEEPPHSVLKTEYIERDNRKYYLDLKENQRGRFLRIRQTMSRGPGMIGYFGHGLGQEQTIVLPAQGMIEFRDALVQLIEEYGEGDIDERRGGGDDPPELPEGTSFRVDNKRFYFDVGSNRYGIFLKVSEVRPPYRNTITVPYKAWTRFGENFIKYEEEMRRIYNSHKEKRMDVRGDSGEEQEGLE
- the PURG gene encoding purine-rich element-binding protein gamma isoform X2, which gives rise to MERGRGGGGGGGGGGGRNLGGSGLHRSVYSQSQQQYHYPAPSQGGCMEIQELASKRVDIQKKRFYLDVKQSSRGRFLKIAEVWIGRGRQDNIRKSKLTLSLSVAAELKDCLGDFIEHYAHLGLKGGHRHEHSNGKEQHSRRRQQHPPPSPPGSVGSEEPPHSVLKTEYIERDNRKYYLDLKENQRGRFLRIRQTMSRGPGMIGYFGHGLGQEQTIVLPAQGMIEFRDALVQLIEEYGEGDIDERRGGGDDPPELPEGTSFRVDNKRFYFDVGSNRFLNTPRIFVALIGTDICSRTELPLRTVCLVRC